A region from the Variovorax sp. V93 genome encodes:
- a CDS encoding TetR/AcrR family transcriptional regulator, with protein MAKKAPRRTAQRILEAALELFNRFGEPNVSTTLVAGELNISPGNLYYHYPAKEELINKLYEGYEAELNELLHASEGVHDVEDAWFFMHSLFELIWRYRFLYRDLNDLLSKNRHLETQFQLVLKNKTRAIRMLIAGLSRAGHLDIDVHEVDTLAQSMVVVLTYWLSYEYVRNPREALEPAHAQGALMRGGQHTLHLLAPYLEGEQRRHLLTLSNAYSGDDPASVRPAEAAADLAAEAR; from the coding sequence CGCATCCTCGAAGCCGCACTCGAGCTGTTCAACCGCTTCGGCGAGCCGAACGTCTCCACCACGCTGGTGGCGGGCGAGCTCAACATCAGCCCCGGCAACCTCTACTACCACTACCCCGCCAAGGAAGAGCTGATCAACAAGCTCTACGAAGGCTACGAGGCCGAGCTCAACGAGCTGCTGCATGCCAGCGAAGGCGTGCACGATGTGGAAGACGCCTGGTTCTTCATGCACAGCCTGTTCGAGCTGATCTGGCGATACCGCTTCCTCTACCGCGACCTGAACGACCTGCTGAGCAAGAACCGGCACCTGGAAACGCAGTTCCAGCTGGTGCTCAAGAACAAGACGCGCGCCATCCGCATGCTGATCGCGGGGCTGAGCCGGGCCGGCCACCTGGACATCGACGTGCACGAGGTCGACACCCTCGCCCAGAGCATGGTGGTGGTGCTGACCTACTGGCTCAGCTACGAGTACGTGCGCAATCCGCGCGAGGCGCTCGAACCGGCCCACGCCCAGGGCGCGCTGATGCGCGGCGGCCAGCACACGCTGCACCTGCTCGCGCCGTACCTCGAAGGCGAGCAGCGGCGGCATTTGCTGACACTGAGCAACGCCTACAGCGGCGATGATCCCGCAAGCGTGCGGCCTGCGGAGGCCGCCGCCGATTTGGCAGCCGAGGCCCGCTAA